TCGTATCGCACACTCCGTTTGGCGGTCCCGACTACTTTGATGCTCCGCTGGCGCCGTATTGGCTGGGCAATGAGAGCATGCTCGAACCGGAACCCAGCGGCCGACTGCTCTGCGTGCCGATCAGCGCCGGGTTCGGCAGTCCAGATTTCGAGACCGCACGTCGGTTGTATCGCCGTCTCGGGAGAACGCGATTGCGGCATTTGCGTCTCGTCGGTCTTCTGCACCGGCTGCGATTGCTCCGGTTGATCCGGCTCAACCCCGAAATGACGGGCCTGCACGATATGATCCGTCTTTGCCGGGCGTTGTTACGGCGGGGCACCGAACTGTTTCATCTCACGTTTCACAGCTCGAACATCGGCATCGACGGCACGCCCTATGTGCCCGATCGCGAGGCGAGGGACGCGTTTCTGGATCGACTGTCAGGGGTGCTCGATTTCCTGGTGAACGAGAACGGCGTTCGGCCGGTGACGGCGCGCGAGTACTACGATCTTGTTTGCGCGTGTCGGACGAGCCCGGCTCGACGTGAACCGCAACGCAGCGCTGATTCGGTGGGTGCGGCCATGGCCTGCGCCGAGACCGCGTGTTGCACATGAGCACGTGAACACATGAAGATTCGAGCGACCAGACCCGATGAGCTGAACGCGGTGGCGGCTTTTTTGACCGACGGCGGCATGCCTCACACCGCCGCCACGCTGCGATGGAAGTTCTGGGATTCGCCCGGGCGCCTGAACGGCTGCGGCAAGTCCATCGTCGCCGAGATTGACGGCAGGATTGTCGGCCACATCGGAATCATGCCCGCGACCGTCCACCTTGACTCGCCGGGGGCGTCAGGAGTGCCCGGAGGATGGTTTGTGGATTGGGTGGTTCGCAGGGATCTTCGCAGTCGTGGCATTGGCATTTTTCTGCTTCGCGAGGCGGAGAAGACGTGCCGAGCCCTGATGACCATTCAGGGTACGGCGGATACCCGACAGGCGTTGCCTGCTCTGCAGTGGGTTCGGCAGGATGGCTTGTCGGTATTCAAGCTCAATGTCCGGGCAGGCGGCACCTGCGAGGAGGCCGGGCTGGGTCGGCGAGTCGCCACGGAGTTGGCTCGTGTCGTTCGCTACCACCCGGTGCGATGGCCCGCTCCGGAGGGCTGGTCTGTGACGCTGGCGGGAGAATCGCCGGCTGCTGATCCTTGGCACGAGCTTGATGCCGTTTTGGCGCGGCAGCATCAGAGTCTCAACGGGGCATTCTGCCATTTCGATCGCTCGGCCGAGGCTCTGCGCTGGTTATTCATGGCCCACCCGGCCGGGCATTACCGTTTGACGATTGCACGCGACGCGGCCGGGCCTGCCGGCTACATCATCTGGCGGACTTGCCGAGACTCCGGCCACCGAATCGACGGTCGCATTGTGGATATTCTGGCGCCGTGGGAGCGCCCGGATGCCTGGCGATGGTTGGTGAGCGTTGCGGTTGCACGGTTGGCAGCACAGGGTGTTGTGCAAATCAGTTGCCTGGCCGGTGCTGATTCGGTGCTGGGCGACGCGCTGCGGGTCAACCGCTTCCTGTCGCGACAGGATCTGCCGCTGTGGATCAGCCCGCTGGCCGCCGAGTTCTGTATTCCCCGACGCTGGCACGTCACCTTCGCCGATAGTGACATCGACACGGCGAGCAGGGAATGACCCATGAAGTGGGGCCGACGCCCCCGTCGGTCCTCCCGATCAACGCGGGTCGTTCGGTTCTGCATTATCGATCCGATAGCCTCAGATGGTCTTTCCAACGACCGATATAGTGATGACGCACTGGTGCAGGGGTCGGTGTGCGCGCGGCCCATGCACTGGCGGACAGGCAGTCAGCGGCACCCGTGCACAGCCGGCCGACGGCTGATGCGGAGGTTGGTCGCTACGAGGGCACGCGGAGTATCGCGGAGGAGACTCTGTATTGAGTCCGGGAGTTGTTCTGGTTTGTGATCCGCGAGTCGGGCAGGCCCGCACGCTGGTGGCCGGAGTGCTCGATGCGCTCGGCGCTTCGTCGTCGGAGAACCGCGAAGCCAGTGCGGTTGAAACCCAGGCTTGCGCCGGGGTCAACTGGGCGGCAGCGACGGTGGCGATGTGCTCGGCAGAGTCGACATCAGGGTCCTGTGCTTACAGCGACGGTCATGACGTGCTGCTCTGGGCCGGTGAGATGCTCCTTCCCGTGGCTTGGGTCCACGGGGGGGCAGCCTCGCGTGAGGCGGTGGCCGAAGTCGTTCTGCGTCGCCTGCAAGCCCAAGGGTTCGGCATTCTGGAAGAGATCGACGGCGCATTCTGCGGTGCATGGTACGAGCAGTCGCGCCGTCAGTGGAACGTGTTCAATGACAAGCTCGGGCTGATTCCCGTGTTCTATGCCGCCCGAGCCGATCGCCTGGTGATCGGTCCGACGGCACGTGTGGTGTGGCAAGCGACAGGTGAGCCGCTGACTCTGAGCGAGGAGGGCTTTTGCGACCTGCTCCGCTGCGAGAACATGACGGACGAACACACGCTGATTGAAGGCGTCAATTGGCTCAAGGGCGGCCACGTGCTGCGCTGGTCGCCGGGGCATTGCCGAACCCAGCGATACTGGGATTTTCGATTTGCGGACTCAGAGAAGTGTGATCGGGAAGAAGCCATCGAGCAGTACACGTCGATTCTCTGTGGCACGATGCGGCGTCATGCGGATTGCAGGGCACCCTTGCTGTTGGGGATCAGCGGAGGGCTCGATTCGAGGATGTTGCTGGGCATGTGCGCGGAGATCGGCCGGCTGCCGTTGTGTTTCACCGTTGGCTGGTCGTTTTCCGACGACGTCCGCTATGGCCGAGGGCTGGCACGGGCGGCGGGTGCGACGCACGAATGGGTTGGGCTTGAGGAGAAGGATCTGCCGGAGCGGCTCACCCAGGCGATCCTTGCCACGGACGGGCTGCACAACGTTGCCCACATGGCTCCTGCGGCCACAATGAGAAGCTACCTCGTCGGACACGCCGGAGCCGTGCTGTTGGAGGGCTACCTTCAGGGCGTGGTCGGCGGAGCGTACGTGCCTCTGGACGAAGACGTCGTCGAGGATATGGTGCCGCATCAAAGCCGCTGGGCTCGCTACAGGCTGCATGCCGGCGGCGATGCGTCGATCATCAACGGTCTGTTGCTGCCCGATCCGGCGGACCGGAGCTACCGCCGCTGGCAAGAACGAATCGACACGACCTGGCGTCTGGCTCCGACGGACGATCCGCTGGGCAAGGCAGAATACGTCGTTGCCGCCTCTCGCAGCGGACGGATTGACGTTCTCGGAACGGCCATGCTCCGGGACAGCGTCTGGGTGCGCTGTCCGGCGTGCGACAATGCCGTGCTTGCGTGGCGCGAGCGGACGCCGCCGCGATGGCGCCGGGGCAAGCAGCTTTTCCTGGAGGTGATACGGCGGCAGTTTCCCAAGCTGGCTCGCGTACAGCGGACGGCTTCGAGTGGTTTGCCCGTCAGCGGGAATCGTTGGCTTCGCGAGTACTGCTGGCAGAAGGAGAGATTGCACCGTTGGTGGACCGGGCTGGGGCATCCGTGGACGCGCAAGTGGGGCACCGGCGGTAACGCGGGGCGAGCCTGGGCGTTCGCGACATGGCGGGCGACGGGCGGTCTAGATGTGCTGACGTCCGCAAACGCCCGGATCCTGAACTGGGTTCGTCGAGATCGGTTGATGGAAGTGTGGGAGCAGGCGGTGCGTGATCCGCTGGAGTGCGGGCCGGTGATGGCCCTGGCAACGGCGGAGATCATGATCCGGCACCTCGAGCGGATTCGCCCAGGTTTCCGGGGGGTATCACCGGGCCAGGTTCAGTTCGTGATGATGGAGACGCCGGCTTCGTGCAAGCCACAGCCGGCGTGGGCGGGAACGGCGTGCTAAGAACGGACGATTCGATGACGGTTGATGAGCAGCGACAACGGTGGACCGAATGGGTTCTGCAACGGCCGGAGATCACGGCCGAAACGCGCGGCGGTCGTGCGCTGTTGATCAGCTACATCTTCCCGCCCATCGGCGGGAGCGCCGCACAGCGACCGGCCAAGCTGGCCAAGTACCTGCCTCGTTACGGGTGGGATGTTGAGGTGCTCACGGCCGGCCACAGTCGCTTTCCGTGGCGAGATGATTCGCTTCTTGCCGATGTTCCTGACGGGTGCCGTGTGCATCGGGTCTCCGGCCGTGAGCCGGCTTGCATGGCGAGAACGCTGGCGAAGCTCGTTCCCCATGCCGGATGGTCTGATCGAATCGAACACGGCATGCACTGGCGACTATCCACTCTCTTGCAGCGGTTCGGGCTTGACGACCCGCAATCGCTGTGGGTTGGACCGGCCGTGCGCTTTGCCGTCCGGCAACATCGCAGGGGCCGTTACGACGTGATCGTCTCGAGCGGTCCTCCGCATTTCGCGCATTGGGCGGGGCTCCG
The nucleotide sequence above comes from Phycisphaerae bacterium. Encoded proteins:
- a CDS encoding GNAT family N-acetyltransferase; translation: MKIRATRPDELNAVAAFLTDGGMPHTAATLRWKFWDSPGRLNGCGKSIVAEIDGRIVGHIGIMPATVHLDSPGASGVPGGWFVDWVVRRDLRSRGIGIFLLREAEKTCRALMTIQGTADTRQALPALQWVRQDGLSVFKLNVRAGGTCEEAGLGRRVATELARVVRYHPVRWPAPEGWSVTLAGESPAADPWHELDAVLARQHQSLNGAFCHFDRSAEALRWLFMAHPAGHYRLTIARDAAGPAGYIIWRTCRDSGHRIDGRIVDILAPWERPDAWRWLVSVAVARLAAQGVVQISCLAGADSVLGDALRVNRFLSRQDLPLWISPLAAEFCIPRRWHVTFADSDIDTASRE
- a CDS encoding asparagine synthase-related protein produces the protein MSPGVVLVCDPRVGQARTLVAGVLDALGASSSENREASAVETQACAGVNWAAATVAMCSAESTSGSCAYSDGHDVLLWAGEMLLPVAWVHGGAASREAVAEVVLRRLQAQGFGILEEIDGAFCGAWYEQSRRQWNVFNDKLGLIPVFYAARADRLVIGPTARVVWQATGEPLTLSEEGFCDLLRCENMTDEHTLIEGVNWLKGGHVLRWSPGHCRTQRYWDFRFADSEKCDREEAIEQYTSILCGTMRRHADCRAPLLLGISGGLDSRMLLGMCAEIGRLPLCFTVGWSFSDDVRYGRGLARAAGATHEWVGLEEKDLPERLTQAILATDGLHNVAHMAPAATMRSYLVGHAGAVLLEGYLQGVVGGAYVPLDEDVVEDMVPHQSRWARYRLHAGGDASIINGLLLPDPADRSYRRWQERIDTTWRLAPTDDPLGKAEYVVAASRSGRIDVLGTAMLRDSVWVRCPACDNAVLAWRERTPPRWRRGKQLFLEVIRRQFPKLARVQRTASSGLPVSGNRWLREYCWQKERLHRWWTGLGHPWTRKWGTGGNAGRAWAFATWRATGGLDVLTSANARILNWVRRDRLMEVWEQAVRDPLECGPVMALATAEIMIRHLERIRPGFRGVSPGQVQFVMMETPASCKPQPAWAGTAC